The window CACCTTACCTACCTATCGCCAGGGATTTGCTTTCATGTATTCCATCGAAGACCCCATTGGCAATCGTCCCCACAGTGGCAGTGCAGCCCAAATATTAGGCCCTAACGACGAATACCTGTGTCGCACATTTCCCCATGTCGATCAATTTTGGGCGCGGTACGATCGCTGGGCACTAGGGCAAGGCACGGCTGACAACTGCTCAGCGAGCGTAGAACCCAGGCAGCCTAGAGACAACTGCAGACAGTCAAATACCTACTGGGCCACAGCAACTTGGAATCAAGGATCACTCATTGATGTTGGCTCAGGTCAGTCAGCTCGGTGGCAATATCACATCACACCCGTCTATGGGTGGGGCAACGCTGGGGGTCGTCAGCAATCTACAGCAGGCTGGTTATCTTACTTACAAATTTTTGAACCTGGGTGGCAAGTACTGATGGCACACGGGTATGCCACAGGTTGGATAGAGTGGAATCAACAGCGTTATGACTTCCAGCAGGCACCAGCCTATGCGGAAAAAAACTGGGGTGGTTCCTTTCCCACTTGGTGGTTTTGGATCAACTGCAACTGTTTTGAAGGGGAGTCTGACCTTGCCTTAACAGCAGCGGGTGGATATCGTACTGTGCTGTGGTGGACAGAGACAGTTGCCCTAGTTGGGATTCACTATCACGGTAGATTCTATGAATTTGCACCATGGACAGGACGAGTACAATGGGATGTGCAGCCCTGGGGCTATTGGCAAGTTGTAGCTGACAATGATCTCTATGCCGTTGAAATCATAGGAACGACCCAGCGATCGGGCACGCTTGTGCGTACACCCACCCAACAAGGCCTACAGTTTCACTGTAGAGATACTATGGCTGGACAGGTTAGCCTTAAGCTATGGCAGCGATCGGGACAATGTTACACCCTCATCCTATCGGCAACCAGTGATCTCTGTGGCTTAGAAGTAGGGGGTTCCAGACGATTGGGTATGTAGAATTGGCACAAAGTAAGCAACCATGCAGGATGGTTGGCAAAGTGACCATCAGGCATAACAATAGTAGTATCCACCCTAAGTGATTTGCTGTGAACACCGTCCGTACTGTTTCAGATGCCAAGCGCACCTTCTACACTCTGCATACTCGCCCTATCTCCTCAATCTATCGGCGAGTGATAGATGAGCTGATGGTGGAAATGCACCTACTATCTGTCAACGTAGATTTCAG is drawn from Cyanobacteriota bacterium and contains these coding sequences:
- a CDS encoding tocopherol cyclase family protein, which translates into the protein MGNDTTPTSTQRAVTTPHSGYHWTGTCNRFFEGWYYRVTLPTYRQGFAFMYSIEDPIGNRPHSGSAAQILGPNDEYLCRTFPHVDQFWARYDRWALGQGTADNCSASVEPRQPRDNCRQSNTYWATATWNQGSLIDVGSGQSARWQYHITPVYGWGNAGGRQQSTAGWLSYLQIFEPGWQVLMAHGYATGWIEWNQQRYDFQQAPAYAEKNWGGSFPTWWFWINCNCFEGESDLALTAAGGYRTVLWWTETVALVGIHYHGRFYEFAPWTGRVQWDVQPWGYWQVVADNDLYAVEIIGTTQRSGTLVRTPTQQGLQFHCRDTMAGQVSLKLWQRSGQCYTLILSATSDLCGLEVGGSRRLGM